One Acidobacteriota bacterium DNA segment encodes these proteins:
- a CDS encoding ATP-binding protein, producing MIRLIEALNFRCLRAIQQPLGSFHVLVGPNASGKTTFLDTVSFLGHLVSEGLEYALNERTHNFQDMTWGRKGGKFELALEAAIPVEMREKLPTFAHIRYEISIGIGDENAAPTILRERVLLKDGDIIRRATPSLFPAETLVTESVFLPVKSGYRSSVSRDASGNVNFYSEGADKPGRGWINKFKLGARKSALGNLPEDETRYPASTWLKSLLAEGVQSFVLNSILIRKASPPNQAPGFRSDGSNLPWVIHNLEKEPARFQEWLAHLRTALPEIENVRTIEREDDRHRYLMVRYLGGLEVPSWMTSDGTLRLMALTIPAYLPGFKGVYLIEEPENGIHPRAVESVFQSLSSVYDAQMLLATHSPVVLSVADVKTVLCFAKTATGATDIVLGSEHPRLRDWRGATNLGELFAAGVLS from the coding sequence ATGATCAGACTTATCGAAGCACTCAATTTTCGTTGCCTCAGAGCCATCCAGCAGCCGCTCGGGTCTTTTCACGTGCTCGTCGGCCCCAACGCCAGCGGTAAGACAACCTTCCTCGACACTGTCTCTTTTCTAGGCCATTTAGTTTCCGAAGGATTGGAATACGCGCTAAACGAAAGAACTCATAACTTTCAAGACATGACTTGGGGCAGAAAAGGCGGCAAGTTTGAATTGGCGCTTGAAGCTGCGATTCCTGTTGAGATGCGTGAAAAGCTCCCTACCTTCGCGCACATCCGCTATGAAATCTCCATTGGCATCGGTGACGAAAATGCAGCGCCAACGATTTTACGTGAAAGAGTACTGCTTAAGGATGGCGATATCATCAGACGTGCCACGCCTAGTTTATTTCCTGCCGAAACGCTGGTTACAGAAAGCGTCTTTCTCCCGGTCAAAAGCGGCTATCGCTCAAGTGTGAGCCGGGATGCAAGTGGCAATGTCAACTTTTATTCGGAAGGAGCGGATAAACCCGGGCGCGGCTGGATCAACAAATTCAAGCTTGGCGCACGTAAGTCCGCTTTAGGTAATTTGCCCGAAGATGAGACCCGCTACCCAGCTTCCACCTGGTTAAAGAGTTTACTGGCCGAGGGGGTACAATCTTTCGTCCTCAACAGCATTTTGATTCGCAAGGCTAGTCCGCCCAATCAAGCGCCTGGCTTCAGGTCGGATGGTTCGAACCTTCCATGGGTAATACACAACCTTGAGAAAGAGCCTGCGCGTTTCCAGGAATGGCTGGCGCACTTGCGCACAGCGCTGCCTGAGATAGAAAACGTCCGCACAATCGAACGGGAGGATGACCGGCATCGGTATTTGATGGTGCGCTATCTTGGTGGTTTGGAAGTGCCTTCCTGGATGACTTCGGATGGAACGTTACGTCTCATGGCCTTGACCATCCCGGCCTACTTGCCTGGTTTCAAGGGCGTCTACTTGATCGAAGAGCCTGAGAATGGCATTCACCCGCGCGCCGTGGAAAGTGTCTTTCAATCGCTCTCTTCGGTTTATGATGCGCAGATGCTGTTGGCCACGCATTCACCCGTGGTGCTGAGCGTGGCGGACGTGAAAACAGTGCTGTGTTTTGCGAAAACCGCCACGGGCGCGACCGACATCGTACTAGGCAGCGAGCATCCGCGTTTGCGGGATTGGCGCGGAGCCACCAACCTCGGAGAACTTTTTGCCGCAGGAGTTTTAAGCTGA